The proteins below come from a single Cylindrospermopsis raciborskii Cr2010 genomic window:
- a CDS encoding DMT family transporter: protein MRNLLEKLNQLSVSLSEGQLKFIALFKTFTKDFMGKSDSWTDAIAQTFAAGQGYISLGLLVLGIVAIGFAPIFITWSNNEISPEATTFNRLWISSVFFGTWNLISLIRRDKLTSAPSLINNLYTFPTWGLFFLVGIIFAARQLFWAKSLTHTSVASSVAIIYALLPPLTAIGGWIFFRHRVKQQFVVGTIISITGAIAISFQDFSVSSNELQGDFFSLISAILLPFYLLLMEKLLTQFETKTLVFWYCTIGALTTLPILLVTGNTLFPLSWQGWFSVISLALICQVIGQGLIAYSLNSLPSSLVAVTMLLDPVISTVFAWLVLGEQVGFVKGIACLIVLIGIYLAMVGQYAPLNESPLT, encoded by the coding sequence ATGAGAAACCTACTAGAAAAGTTAAATCAGCTATCAGTTTCGTTATCGGAGGGACAATTGAAATTTATAGCTTTGTTCAAAACGTTTACTAAAGACTTCATGGGTAAAAGTGACAGCTGGACAGATGCTATAGCTCAAACCTTCGCAGCTGGACAAGGCTATATATCCCTTGGTTTGCTGGTGCTAGGGATTGTGGCGATTGGCTTTGCTCCTATTTTTATCACATGGAGTAACAATGAAATTAGTCCTGAAGCAACTACTTTTAATCGCTTGTGGATCTCCAGTGTTTTTTTTGGCACTTGGAACCTAATTTCTTTGATTCGTCGGGACAAATTAACTTCAGCTCCTTCTCTAATTAATAATTTATATACATTCCCAACTTGGGGCTTGTTTTTTCTAGTTGGTATTATATTTGCAGCAAGACAGCTATTTTGGGCTAAGTCACTAACCCATACTAGTGTGGCTAGTTCGGTAGCAATTATTTACGCACTATTACCACCATTAACTGCTATAGGGGGATGGATTTTCTTTCGTCATCGCGTCAAGCAACAATTTGTGGTTGGCACAATTATTTCTATTACCGGTGCGATCGCCATCAGTTTCCAAGATTTTTCCGTCTCTAGTAATGAGTTGCAAGGAGATTTCTTCTCCCTAATATCAGCAATTTTGTTGCCATTTTATTTACTGCTAATGGAAAAGCTCCTGACCCAGTTTGAAACCAAAACCTTGGTGTTCTGGTATTGCACTATTGGCGCATTAACCACCTTACCCATTTTACTGGTAACAGGAAACACCCTATTTCCGCTTTCTTGGCAAGGATGGTTTTCTGTAATTTCCTTAGCTTTAATTTGTCAGGTCATAGGACAGGGACTAATTGCCTATTCTCTCAATTCCTTACCCTCTTCTCTTGTAGCAGTAACAATGCTGCTTGATCCAGTAATTAGCACGGTTTTTGCCTGGCTAGTGTTGGGTGAACAAGTTGGTTTTGTCAAAGGTATAGCTTGTTTGATTGTTCTTATTGGCATATATTTAGCCATGGTAGGTCAATATGCACCGCTGAATGAGTCACCTTTGACCTAA
- a CDS encoding chromosome partitioning protein ParA has translation MPEDTQRLWQQISSCWSHQNLPDGQRFLGSVRINQEDTDKVLSVVGYNLRRIGSGSISYERIHERFPEPERNWLKILTFALSEYAYYYSGFETDSGIERGFWHGFCEKLKLRHTDKIENSLREIVGEGFELLGLVQAKGGYRYVSTLWLQSGIPQRNISHFSCLVQEFSNEYGWWEIAHTCYEDISEELLNFCELKHREWRTLINFLKVSCSDQEQKEAEPISGQLLQGIAIIAVELERQGTLPKEIKNDNEREKLLGNYYLPNNFFLRNWDSLIQVLTPRHSRQGSSRRIFNCRPKALSLVLDINDSLNIQLVLPEQNIWKKEWDKLGGTFCQIPEATWEGSIPSKGKLMIPEKVVDIKKVAECWIWQLLDHNHKCLNEWKLEGIANKLPYVVFNAFTGDRLNLESDDFTIRGIQEIIFFTPKCMHIELDEGIEILDSCVPSSITEWRGQHLKLITKQSSIDFHAKNTHNILITWVESLEEQPRLIGLKLKGKKSVYIEIPSIFYPPVEREISLNISIENIAEQQTIMQRQNILPNNSWEPIILNKLINKPGKYEVRLWEQLNRLNRWSYKFEIQEQYQINDEVNNIDLLISSSSQYRLQKLPIITDSSTKFWAEEVKIEGLFPLEIISLSLGDKLETVFSQFQADLSGNLLLSLAHLYDSLSSDSDFYALGYQRLGGKIEPLIEMQTTPLSISWVGDNQEVKVSGLFSHENYFLSCWNLLLPENRPLKIQVPLISSNEKTITIPLKLPPGIYHIQLFDSLKKRHNLGWWCGSNQYDLPDEALENDDLENYDLENYCYTILDNESDDDFIKAAEKFDYDYQFLENIINDFHNSYFPEWLNNHSLIQKLQALLDTLKTDMKIKSTQQQKAVNNNLLQAQNSPSINTSRKWLLITLTSSQKREFVKKLIEKRIDKYELRDKISSIKLPEEPYENFILLECKNAGQMQIETCIQSLEYVKNIKPLSQKAAEQMNKY, from the coding sequence GTGCCAGAAGACACACAACGACTTTGGCAGCAGATTTCTTCATGTTGGTCTCATCAGAATCTTCCAGATGGGCAACGTTTTTTAGGTAGTGTTCGGATTAATCAAGAAGACACGGATAAAGTATTAAGTGTTGTAGGTTACAATTTACGAAGAATAGGTTCAGGTTCAATTTCCTACGAAAGAATCCATGAGAGGTTTCCTGAACCGGAGCGGAACTGGCTAAAAATTCTGACTTTTGCTTTATCGGAATATGCCTACTATTATTCTGGCTTTGAAACTGATTCTGGTATTGAAAGAGGGTTTTGGCATGGTTTTTGCGAAAAACTCAAACTACGCCATACGGATAAAATAGAAAATTCACTTCGTGAAATTGTTGGTGAAGGGTTTGAGTTGCTTGGTCTTGTCCAAGCCAAAGGAGGATATCGCTATGTATCAACCTTATGGTTGCAAAGTGGTATTCCTCAACGAAATATCAGCCATTTTTCCTGTCTTGTTCAGGAATTTTCAAACGAATATGGATGGTGGGAAATTGCTCATACTTGCTATGAAGATATTTCCGAGGAATTGCTGAATTTTTGTGAACTTAAGCATCGTGAATGGCGTACTCTGATTAATTTCCTTAAAGTTAGTTGTTCAGATCAAGAACAAAAAGAAGCTGAACCAATCTCTGGGCAACTACTTCAAGGTATTGCTATTATTGCTGTTGAACTAGAACGTCAAGGAACATTACCTAAAGAAATCAAAAATGATAACGAACGTGAAAAATTGTTAGGCAATTATTACTTACCAAACAATTTCTTTTTAAGAAATTGGGATAGTTTAATTCAAGTTTTAACTCCCCGTCACAGTCGTCAGGGAAGTAGTCGTAGAATTTTTAATTGTCGTCCAAAAGCTTTATCTCTAGTTTTAGATATTAATGACTCATTAAATATACAGTTAGTGCTACCAGAACAAAATATTTGGAAGAAGGAATGGGACAAATTAGGTGGAACTTTTTGCCAAATTCCAGAAGCAACATGGGAAGGTAGTATTCCCTCAAAGGGGAAACTAATGATTCCCGAAAAGGTTGTAGATATCAAAAAAGTAGCCGAATGTTGGATATGGCAACTCTTAGACCATAACCATAAATGTTTGAATGAGTGGAAGCTTGAGGGTATAGCTAATAAGTTACCTTACGTTGTATTTAACGCATTCACAGGTGATCGCCTAAATCTGGAATCTGATGACTTTACCATCAGAGGAATCCAAGAAATTATTTTCTTTACTCCTAAATGTATGCACATAGAGCTTGATGAAGGTATTGAAATTTTAGACTCTTGTGTGCCCTCTAGTATAACGGAATGGCGAGGTCAACATCTAAAACTCATAACTAAGCAATCATCAATTGATTTCCATGCTAAAAATACTCACAACATTCTAATTACCTGGGTGGAGTCCCTTGAAGAGCAACCGAGATTAATAGGATTAAAACTAAAAGGTAAAAAATCAGTTTATATAGAGATTCCTAGTATCTTTTATCCACCCGTAGAGAGAGAAATATCTTTAAATATTTCTATAGAAAATATCGCTGAACAGCAAACTATTATGCAACGCCAAAATATCCTTCCAAATAATAGTTGGGAACCAATTATTCTGAATAAATTGATTAATAAACCAGGAAAATATGAAGTCAGATTATGGGAGCAATTAAACCGATTAAATCGCTGGTCATACAAGTTTGAAATTCAAGAACAATATCAAATCAATGATGAGGTAAATAATATTGATCTATTAATCAGCAGTAGTTCACAATATAGGTTACAAAAGTTACCTATTATAACAGATTCCAGTACCAAATTCTGGGCAGAGGAAGTTAAAATAGAGGGACTTTTTCCTCTAGAAATCATCAGTTTATCCCTAGGAGACAAACTAGAAACCGTATTTTCTCAATTTCAAGCAGATCTGTCAGGCAATTTATTGTTAAGCTTAGCACATTTATATGATTCATTATCATCTGACTCAGATTTTTATGCTTTAGGTTACCAGCGGTTAGGTGGTAAAATAGAACCTTTAATTGAAATGCAAACTACTCCTTTATCAATTAGCTGGGTTGGGGATAATCAGGAAGTTAAGGTATCTGGTTTATTTTCTCATGAAAATTATTTTCTTTCATGTTGGAATTTACTTTTGCCTGAAAATCGGCCATTAAAAATTCAAGTTCCACTTATTTCGTCAAATGAAAAGACAATTACTATTCCATTAAAACTACCACCGGGGATTTATCACATTCAGCTATTTGATTCACTAAAAAAACGTCATAATCTAGGTTGGTGGTGTGGTAGCAATCAATATGATTTACCAGATGAAGCTTTGGAAAATGACGATTTAGAAAATTACGATTTAGAAAATTACTGCTATACCATTCTGGATAATGAATCTGATGATGATTTTATAAAAGCTGCGGAAAAATTTGATTATGACTATCAATTTTTAGAAAACATAATTAATGATTTTCATAACAGTTACTTTCCTGAATGGTTAAATAATCATTCCCTGATTCAAAAGCTACAAGCTCTTCTTGACACCTTAAAAACCGATATGAAAATTAAGAGTACACAACAACAAAAGGCGGTTAACAATAATTTATTACAAGCCCAAAATTCTCCTTCAATTAATACATCGAGAAAATGGTTATTAATAACATTGACTAGTAGCCAAAAACGTGAGTTTGTTAAGAAATTAATAGAAAAAAGAATTGATAAATACGAATTAAGAGATAAAATATCAAGTATTAAACTTCCAGAAGAACCGTATGAAAATTTCATATTGTTGGAATGCAAGAACGCAGGACAGATGCAGATTGAGACTTGTATTCAATCATTGGAATACGTGAAAAATATTAAACCTTTGTCCCAAAAAGCTGCTGAACAAATGAACAAATATTAA
- a CDS encoding HAD-IA family hydrolase, which yields MEKPKVIFLDAVGTIFGVKGSVGEVYSQIAAEFGVTVTPEILNREFHKSFAAAPAPIFLNCDVEVIPDKEFNWWYDVVLNTFQGAGVWREFRDFSDFFGELYVHFGTADPWFVYPDVSLALVNWLRLGVELGVVSNFDSRIYSVLQSLGLRDYFKSITVSTQARTAKPDPEIFHLALKNHNCSPESAWHIGDSIVDDYHGARRAGLRGIWINRH from the coding sequence ATGGAAAAACCAAAAGTGATTTTTTTAGATGCGGTAGGTACAATCTTTGGTGTCAAGGGTAGTGTGGGTGAGGTTTATAGCCAAATTGCTGCAGAATTTGGTGTCACGGTGACCCCGGAAATTTTAAATCGGGAGTTTCACAAAAGTTTTGCAGCTGCACCAGCTCCCATATTCCTCAATTGTGATGTAGAAGTTATACCTGACAAGGAATTTAACTGGTGGTACGATGTTGTTTTGAACACATTTCAGGGTGCAGGAGTATGGAGGGAATTTAGGGATTTTTCTGATTTTTTTGGTGAACTCTATGTTCATTTTGGTACTGCTGACCCTTGGTTTGTTTACCCCGATGTTTCCCTGGCTTTGGTCAATTGGTTGAGATTGGGGGTAGAATTGGGAGTGGTTTCTAATTTTGACTCTCGCATATACTCGGTTCTACAAAGTCTAGGTCTTAGGGACTATTTTAAGTCTATTACTGTTTCTACCCAGGCTCGCACAGCTAAGCCAGATCCTGAAATTTTTCATCTGGCTTTGAAAAATCATAACTGCTCCCCGGAATCAGCTTGGCATATTGGTGATAGTATTGTTGATGATTATCATGGTGCAAGAAGGGCTGGATTAAGAGGTATTTGGATTAATAGACACTAG
- a CDS encoding DEAD/DEAH box helicase gives MTKYLDLDPKAAVEKTREDFIRYLLTNYPLRDPHLRHGFKQLLEQPGNLWQHPYLEGSQPYCSSRSVEQLVTEGVLHPEMATLFTPSNRRLYEHQEKAILAVLEHQQNIVVATGTGSGKTECFIIPMLNTLLKEEDNLSLAGVRILILYPMNALVNDQVKRLRQLLCRQKIAKIKFGFYTSRTKKDKQKAIESIREEFEAYDPKELWQLFDQNEKESVKEDELIDKAIEKTTQVQLISRQEIWDSPPHILITNYSMLEHMLIRPKERKDIFNASENIFKMLVVDEAHTYNGATGSEVSMLIERFKASVGVNEKGKIRCIATSASLGDESVDKQVLEFAKELFGESFGQVIRGQRLTAEARLGNPYNLPHEVISEDILQYLSILEIPEINAPINQWYDQLSAIVPEQELQAAHLQLAAGLPLKEHSWKIHKFLWLVLKQHPVIQRLIKILITDPQPWEQIVCSQELWGIDLPIKLDGNVDDIDAKVALANLLRLGTLARENPDDLPLLPVRLHLLFRSLEGLYACINPECLGVVRHPDYPERQVRYGQLYLNDKKICECCASPVLELGSCSQCGQAYVFTQRQDSGELQSLPRAIQALKENTKIYTLTSGNLDSITEEDEIDEDEEYQQPTIKTFKFELQKNGWIGKVSNEEFAPKERSENELYLAWHRKNDDKNQDGCYLNRCAACGAGIGRTNLAINRFVTYTDGALEAMLDSLFELLPEPEKIGNNSSKRKLLTFSDGRQDAAFFASDYQRTHTEIVYRQMLWRAFRRIKNDEGVTSVTQVINELKGKFLEVSIPHPDRKSDLNYTSYRPMDPEDEQKDRKNKIDAETLAEKRAKEILVREFALPFNRRLTLEAFALLTCHIDLDNNLIELVASKFAITNNEAIIILTALTDIIRRTGIVSIEGSSNYFPETGGFEGGRPEMIDVQGRSKNYLFLEKPPENKNSKKNYPVFLPRWNQDGKTSSKQNRIGWYFYKIFEPEKFPTREHFIWLFEQLKKFDLLVKARNGFQLNWNLINIIETQQDWYKCNCCQQVFHIPGLVKITDPKLRVRICPAYKCPGTLEPHTPEKIEQSITEHYQKYLITKHSPLALRAQEHTAQLSPAELEKRENRFRQGRINMLSCSTTLEMGVDIGELQAVVLRNFPPHVNNYQQRAGRAGRRTDGVAITLMYGQRRPHDRFYFEQPKQLIAGNNQIPKLDSDNFQIQQRHIRAELLADFLRNNWNLSAEEVTIAKFLDLPDLPRENPAASEKLIPSVEAMICKLQAWLRTDVVASLTALWLNRLGASENQTNTIIDEFAQELDKFQEQQLKDWDSLAEVIYKLEQRFNDPSERKDRKKTLDHIKALEIEIEKIAHRLLHNELAQASILPIYGFPIDVVRLLTGESNVYNSPKEGRHRLERDRRLALGEYAPDQEIVVDDRVYKSVGILKPRELENKYYWVCQNCNYFIRSDKQDDPVENCPVCRREPSSSAAKKKKLYKIPKTFLTDWENVPKVTPYIKPQRQPISQIFLINDGDTSETLHPSELYSLTVSKGGNFFLANQGSLGNGKGFDKQGFAICDFCGRDLSDLVRKERDNNKKSKKGSGKNSSRNSQSSLITYTHTHPITGKFCEGRGRYSFIHLGHEFCSDLLKVAFNARTNPIPLFGGDGEYEDDGEIMTNLKNHTRGLEFWRSLTYALLAASSQVIDVPRSELNGLFEPRKDRCANIIIYDDVPGGAGYSRRIAECFDEVLKMALKIVVSCTCETSCYDCLQTYSNQPFHTQLNRHLVADFLMPIVEQVSPDTDLQNFAPNANRVTLSLMADNLPTLCRTVAPDTLIYLPQLTDEYGLNNGSTLSWLNLITTVVYSLKLHNKPLELIVNKLPLYDENVKLNKQSHLKVWQKRLQEWIDQGLVKLYQSPVESGPTLCLNYNKNNGTAFSLHLSAKGKPSVWFQTRSREGVATVFTRLENLRSQARIVETSEFEDPNTTVISINPSEREWRNDFSISELRKKLGIEAVLLGSMVSKVVYSDRYLKVPGSEILVDLLQVSNFDDQSIVNIVTANDDETNNLQHDLTKVFSRLQGNKDNLKVDVKPSCKRYEVPHGRTLKIHLKDDKEYKVIFDMGMNFLVKKGGKYCVKFSTYVVIERIV, from the coding sequence ATGACTAAATATCTAGATCTAGATCCAAAAGCAGCAGTTGAAAAAACCCGTGAGGACTTCATCCGCTACCTACTCACAAACTATCCCCTCCGTGACCCGCACTTACGCCATGGCTTCAAACAGCTACTAGAGCAACCAGGAAATCTATGGCAACACCCTTACCTTGAAGGTTCTCAGCCTTATTGTTCAAGTCGCAGTGTTGAACAGTTAGTTACCGAAGGTGTTTTACATCCTGAGATGGCAACACTATTTACACCCAGTAATCGTCGATTGTACGAACATCAAGAAAAAGCTATCCTTGCCGTTCTCGAACACCAGCAAAATATAGTCGTTGCTACTGGTACAGGTTCAGGGAAAACAGAGTGTTTCATTATACCTATGCTTAATACTTTGTTGAAGGAAGAAGATAACTTATCCTTAGCTGGGGTTCGCATATTAATTTTATACCCAATGAACGCTTTGGTCAATGACCAAGTTAAACGGTTACGACAGCTATTATGTCGTCAAAAGATAGCCAAAATTAAATTTGGATTTTATACCAGCCGTACTAAGAAAGATAAACAAAAAGCAATAGAATCTATCAGGGAAGAATTTGAGGCTTATGATCCCAAAGAACTATGGCAATTATTTGACCAGAATGAAAAAGAATCCGTAAAAGAAGATGAATTAATTGACAAAGCTATTGAGAAAACTACCCAGGTACAACTAATATCACGGCAAGAAATATGGGATTCACCGCCTCATATTTTGATTACTAACTATTCAATGCTGGAACATATGTTAATTCGCCCGAAGGAGCGAAAAGATATTTTTAATGCTTCGGAAAATATTTTCAAAATGTTAGTAGTAGACGAAGCTCACACCTATAATGGTGCAACCGGTAGTGAAGTTTCCATGCTTATAGAACGTTTTAAAGCTTCCGTAGGAGTCAATGAAAAAGGTAAAATTCGTTGCATTGCCACTAGTGCTAGCCTAGGGGATGAGTCAGTTGATAAGCAAGTTTTGGAATTTGCAAAAGAACTTTTTGGTGAATCTTTTGGTCAAGTAATTCGGGGTCAGCGTCTCACTGCTGAAGCCCGATTAGGTAATCCTTATAATCTACCTCATGAAGTAATTAGTGAAGATATTTTACAGTATTTAAGCATTCTGGAAATACCAGAAATTAATGCTCCAATAAATCAATGGTATGACCAACTTAGTGCTATTGTACCTGAGCAAGAATTACAAGCAGCACATTTACAACTTGCAGCAGGATTGCCATTAAAAGAACATAGCTGGAAAATCCACAAATTTCTATGGTTAGTTCTTAAGCAACATCCTGTAATACAACGACTGATTAAGATACTGATCACTGACCCTCAACCTTGGGAGCAAATTGTCTGCTCTCAAGAATTATGGGGTATAGATTTACCAATTAAATTAGATGGAAATGTTGATGATATCGATGCCAAAGTAGCTTTAGCTAACCTACTTCGATTAGGTACTTTGGCTCGTGAGAATCCAGACGATTTACCTTTGTTACCAGTAAGATTGCATCTTTTATTTCGTAGCTTGGAAGGACTTTATGCCTGTATTAATCCTGAATGTTTGGGAGTAGTGCGCCATCCAGATTATCCAGAGCGTCAAGTCCGATATGGGCAACTTTATTTGAATGATAAGAAGATTTGTGAATGCTGTGCTTCCCCCGTATTAGAATTGGGCAGTTGTTCTCAATGCGGTCAAGCTTATGTATTTACACAGCGTCAAGATTCTGGAGAATTGCAATCTTTACCTAGAGCGATTCAAGCATTGAAGGAAAATACCAAAATTTATACATTAACATCAGGCAATTTAGACAGTATAACAGAGGAAGATGAAATTGATGAGGATGAAGAATATCAACAACCAACCATAAAAACTTTTAAATTTGAACTACAAAAGAATGGCTGGATTGGTAAAGTATCAAATGAAGAATTTGCACCAAAAGAACGATCTGAAAATGAATTATATCTAGCATGGCATCGTAAAAATGATGATAAAAATCAGGATGGGTGTTATTTAAATAGATGTGCGGCTTGTGGTGCTGGCATTGGACGAACTAATTTAGCAATTAACCGCTTTGTAACTTATACTGATGGAGCATTAGAAGCAATGCTTGATAGTCTCTTTGAGTTACTACCTGAACCAGAAAAGATTGGAAACAACTCCTCAAAGCGGAAATTGTTAACTTTTTCTGATGGTCGTCAGGATGCAGCATTTTTTGCTTCAGATTATCAACGTACCCATACTGAAATAGTGTATCGTCAGATGCTTTGGCGAGCATTTCGAAGAATCAAGAATGATGAGGGTGTCACATCTGTTACTCAAGTAATTAATGAACTGAAAGGAAAATTTCTAGAAGTTTCTATCCCTCATCCTGACAGAAAATCAGATTTGAATTACACAAGCTATCGTCCTATGGATCCAGAGGACGAACAGAAAGATAGAAAAAACAAAATAGATGCAGAAACTTTAGCTGAGAAACGTGCCAAAGAAATATTAGTTAGAGAATTTGCTCTCCCTTTTAATCGTCGTTTAACTCTAGAAGCGTTTGCACTGTTAACTTGTCATATAGACTTAGACAATAACCTGATTGAATTGGTTGCAAGTAAATTTGCAATAACTAACAATGAAGCTATTATTATATTGACCGCTTTGACAGATATTATTCGCCGCACTGGAATTGTCAGTATCGAAGGTTCATCTAATTACTTTCCAGAAACAGGGGGTTTTGAGGGTGGTCGTCCTGAAATGATAGATGTTCAAGGTAGATCAAAAAATTATTTGTTTCTAGAGAAACCACCGGAGAATAAAAATTCTAAAAAGAATTATCCAGTCTTTTTACCACGGTGGAATCAAGATGGTAAAACTAGTTCAAAACAGAATCGTATAGGTTGGTATTTTTATAAGATATTTGAGCCAGAAAAATTTCCTACAAGAGAACATTTTATCTGGCTTTTCGAACAACTTAAAAAGTTTGACTTACTTGTTAAAGCTAGGAACGGATTTCAACTTAACTGGAACCTAATAAATATTATTGAAACGCAGCAAGACTGGTACAAATGCAATTGCTGTCAGCAGGTTTTTCATATTCCAGGTTTAGTAAAAATTACTGACCCTAAACTGCGGGTACGAATATGTCCAGCTTATAAATGTCCTGGAACTCTTGAGCCTCATACTCCTGAAAAAATTGAACAGTCCATAACTGAACATTACCAAAAGTACTTAATCACAAAGCACTCACCCTTGGCACTACGAGCGCAAGAACATACAGCACAACTTAGCCCTGCGGAACTAGAAAAACGTGAAAATCGTTTTCGCCAAGGTCGTATCAATATGCTAAGTTGTTCAACAACATTAGAAATGGGTGTGGATATTGGTGAACTGCAAGCAGTAGTCCTCCGTAACTTTCCTCCCCATGTTAACAATTACCAACAGCGTGCTGGACGTGCTGGTCGTCGCACAGATGGTGTAGCTATTACATTGATGTATGGCCAACGTCGTCCCCATGACCGCTTTTATTTTGAGCAACCCAAACAGTTAATTGCTGGTAACAATCAAATTCCCAAGCTCGATTCTGACAACTTCCAAATACAGCAGCGTCATATTCGAGCTGAATTATTAGCTGACTTCTTGCGAAACAATTGGAATTTGAGTGCTGAAGAAGTGACGATAGCAAAATTTTTGGATTTACCAGATTTACCAAGAGAAAATCCAGCTGCTTCTGAAAAATTGATTCCTTCTGTTGAAGCCATGATTTGTAAATTACAAGCTTGGCTGAGAACTGATGTAGTAGCAAGTCTCACTGCACTTTGGTTAAATCGGTTAGGTGCTTCAGAAAACCAAACTAACACAATAATAGATGAATTTGCCCAGGAGCTTGATAAGTTTCAGGAGCAACAACTAAAAGATTGGGATAGTTTAGCTGAAGTCATATACAAGCTGGAACAGCGTTTCAACGATCCTTCTGAAAGGAAAGATAGGAAGAAGACTTTGGATCATATTAAAGCCCTGGAGATTGAAATCGAAAAAATTGCTCATCGTCTCCTACATAATGAACTAGCACAAGCCAGTATTTTACCCATTTATGGTTTTCCAATTGATGTGGTTCGTCTTTTAACTGGAGAGAGTAATGTCTATAATTCCCCAAAAGAAGGAAGACATAGATTAGAACGAGATCGTCGTCTTGCACTTGGTGAATACGCTCCAGATCAGGAAATAGTTGTTGATGACCGAGTTTATAAAAGTGTTGGTATTCTCAAACCCAGAGAACTAGAAAATAAATATTATTGGGTTTGTCAGAACTGTAATTATTTTATTCGTTCTGATAAACAAGATGATCCAGTAGAGAACTGTCCGGTTTGCAGACGTGAACCATCTTCATCTGCTGCCAAAAAAAAGAAGCTTTACAAAATTCCTAAAACATTTTTAACTGATTGGGAAAATGTTCCCAAAGTTACACCGTACATTAAACCACAGCGTCAACCCATATCGCAAATTTTCTTAATCAATGACGGGGACACTTCAGAAACCCTTCACCCTTCAGAACTTTACAGTCTTACTGTTAGCAAAGGAGGAAATTTTTTCCTAGCAAATCAGGGTTCTTTGGGAAATGGTAAAGGTTTTGATAAGCAGGGGTTTGCAATTTGTGATTTCTGTGGACGTGACCTCAGTGATTTAGTTCGGAAAGAACGGGATAATAATAAAAAAAGCAAAAAAGGATCTGGTAAAAATTCCTCAAGGAATTCTCAATCATCACTAATTACTTATACTCATACTCATCCCATTACAGGTAAATTTTGTGAAGGTAGAGGTAGATACTCTTTTATACATCTGGGACATGAATTTTGCAGTGATTTGCTGAAGGTAGCTTTTAATGCCAGAACAAACCCTATACCTTTATTTGGTGGGGATGGAGAATACGAAGATGACGGGGAAATTATGACTAATCTCAAAAATCACACTCGAGGTTTGGAGTTTTGGCGTTCTCTTACTTATGCATTGTTAGCAGCATCATCTCAAGTCATTGATGTGCCTCGCTCCGAATTAAATGGTTTATTTGAACCACGAAAAGATAGATGTGCCAACATTATTATTTATGACGATGTTCCGGGGGGAGCAGGATATAGTCGCCGAATTGCTGAATGTTTTGATGAAGTTTTGAAAATGGCACTGAAAATTGTTGTATCCTGTACTTGTGAAACCAGTTGTTATGACTGTCTGCAAACTTATTCCAACCAGCCATTTCATACCCAATTAAACCGCCACTTAGTAGCAGATTTTCTCATGCCTATAGTGGAGCAAGTAAGTCCAGATACCGATTTGCAAAACTTTGCTCCTAATGCCAATCGAGTTACTTTATCTTTAATGGCCGATAACCTACCTACGCTTTGCCGAACGGTTGCACCAGATACCCTAATTTATTTGCCACAACTAACGGATGAATATGGTTTGAATAACGGTTCAACATTATCTTGGTTAAATCTAATTACAACTGTAGTTTATTCACTTAAACTTCATAACAAACCCCTGGAACTAATTGTTAATAAGTTACCACTATATGATGAGAACGTAAAGTTAAACAAGCAGAGTCACCTAAAAGTATGGCAAAAACGCTTACAGGAGTGGATAGACCAAGGTTTAGTAAAACTTTATCAGTCCCCTGTTGAGTCGGGTCCAACTCTATGTTTAAATTATAACAAAAACAACGGCACTGCATTCTCATTACATCTGTCTGCAAAAGGTAAACCGTCTGTATGGTTTCAAACGCGAAGTAGAGAAGGGGTCGCAACAGTTTTTACTCGCTTAGAAAATTTACGTTCTCAAGCAAGAATAGTTGAAACTTCTGAGTTTGAAGACCCAAATACTACTGTGATTTCTATAAATCCTTCTGAAAGAGAGTGGCGCAATGATTTCAGCATATCAGAATTAAGAAAAAAACTCGGAATAGAGGCGGTTTTATTGGGAAGTATGGTGTCAAAGGTTGTTTATTCTGATCGCTACTTGAAGGTGCCTGGTTCTGAAATTCTTGTTGACCTCTTGCAAGTAAGCAATTTCGATGACCAATCTATTGTAAATATTGTAACTGCTAATGATGATGAAACTAACAATCTCCAGCACGATTTGACAAAAGTTTTTTCTCGACTTCAAGGTAACAAGGATAATTTAAAAGTGGATGTAAAACCATCTTGTAAACGTTATGAAGTTCCTCACGGACGTACTCTAAAAATCCACCTTAAAGATGACAAGGAATATAAGGTCATCTTTGACATGGGTATGAATTTTTTGGTCAAAAAAGGCGGCAAGTATTGTGTCAAATTTTCTACCTATGTTGTAATAGAAAGAATAGTTTGA